A portion of the Sphingobacterium spiritivorum genome contains these proteins:
- a CDS encoding acyl carrier protein, with protein sequence MKKVFLWILVVIIVVVLGVWGYLTVRQSASGDAQIHVQSKAVVRISVDRMLTSLAKNALIHPGTYFGGKKEPKRDSLERIKIWESGWDIPANVYLFSLQNDPNTYYTIQSLKDKEAFAKFLKVNFALEPVLVEGTQFYFVQARNQRSAVLFSQDRFVVGFGLGAADRLTIMRDLLENTKNLTTAKSMQLDALEGDLLYTDLQNKSVVKTNFYNGNIKLEGNIYTALWHAPEQATARQLDTSSVAYGWLNADLRPVLNQYKDSLEKHKIPVDTLSKYLGGYVDMQWKKDPVKQIDTIVTYDLDDNFEMSEKKEVREAEVPDLQFVIRSSPHLAAYLPEKMFYKFKKQVKGDLIALNTGTPADFTDTRNNVPNYFYLHLREDSWHRIFVKKDSGSAWNHIENITLSAIRTTADWSVLKGEIKLKKGDIHALYQLF encoded by the coding sequence ATGAAAAAGGTATTCCTATGGATTTTGGTTGTGATTATTGTAGTAGTGTTGGGCGTGTGGGGGTATCTGACTGTGCGGCAATCTGCTTCGGGAGATGCACAGATACATGTGCAGAGTAAAGCTGTAGTCCGTATCTCTGTTGACCGGATGCTGACTTCACTTGCGAAAAATGCATTGATTCATCCGGGCACTTACTTTGGTGGTAAAAAAGAACCAAAAAGAGATAGCCTGGAGCGGATTAAGATCTGGGAATCCGGATGGGATATCCCGGCGAATGTCTATCTGTTTTCACTACAGAATGATCCAAATACCTACTATACTATACAGTCACTGAAAGATAAGGAGGCTTTTGCTAAATTTTTGAAAGTCAATTTTGCGCTGGAACCCGTATTAGTGGAAGGAACCCAATTCTATTTTGTACAGGCACGAAACCAACGTTCTGCGGTTTTATTCAGTCAGGACAGATTTGTAGTTGGATTCGGATTGGGAGCGGCAGACCGTCTTACCATAATGCGTGATCTGTTAGAGAATACTAAAAATCTCACCACTGCCAAATCTATGCAGTTAGATGCATTGGAAGGAGATCTGCTGTATACAGATCTGCAGAATAAATCTGTTGTAAAGACAAACTTTTATAATGGGAATATCAAACTGGAAGGTAATATATATACCGCTTTATGGCATGCACCGGAGCAGGCAACAGCACGTCAGCTGGATACGTCAAGTGTAGCCTATGGATGGTTAAACGCTGATCTCAGACCTGTTTTAAACCAATATAAAGACAGTCTGGAGAAACATAAGATTCCGGTGGATACACTTTCCAAATATCTTGGGGGATATGTAGATATGCAATGGAAGAAAGATCCTGTAAAACAGATCGATACAATTGTGACCTATGATCTGGATGATAATTTTGAGATGTCGGAGAAGAAGGAGGTCAGAGAAGCTGAGGTGCCGGATCTGCAATTTGTCATACGTTCATCTCCTCATTTAGCGGCTTATCTGCCTGAAAAGATGTTCTACAAATTCAAAAAGCAGGTGAAAGGTGATCTGATAGCTTTAAATACCGGAACTCCTGCAGACTTTACAGATACCAGAAATAATGTGCCGAATTACTTCTATCTGCATTTGCGTGAAGATAGCTGGCACAGAATATTTGTAAAAAAGGATTCCGGATCGGCATGGAATCATATCGAAAATATCACTTTGAGTGCAATAAGAACAACTGCCGACTGGTCGGTTTTGAAAGGGGAAATTAAGCTGAAGAAAGGGGATATACATGCTTTATATCAACTGTTTTAA
- a CDS encoding NADPH-dependent FMN reductase — MNILIFNGALERRPSSTSHSIIQFLQQTLEKNGIHSTVFNLAGSAIPLFDFTLSKTPVAVEIMAQQFREADAHIWLTPLYHGSMTGVMKNCLDWLEISAKEPKPYLTDKMIGLISWADGGQALQGINAMDAIAKSLRAWPVPFSVPIVKPLLFEEGVPGQITKVYQQKLQLLTRILISKQISARSLQDNDVIL; from the coding sequence ATGAACATACTTATTTTTAACGGGGCTCTGGAGAGAAGACCATCTTCTACCTCACATAGTATCATTCAATTTTTACAACAAACACTGGAAAAAAATGGGATCCATTCTACCGTATTCAATCTGGCAGGATCTGCCATACCTCTATTTGATTTTACTCTTTCTAAAACACCGGTCGCTGTAGAGATTATGGCGCAGCAATTCAGAGAAGCTGATGCGCATATCTGGCTCACCCCACTCTACCATGGCAGTATGACAGGAGTGATGAAGAACTGTCTGGATTGGTTAGAAATATCAGCGAAGGAACCCAAACCTTACCTGACAGACAAAATGATCGGTCTTATATCATGGGCTGATGGCGGACAGGCACTTCAGGGTATTAATGCTATGGATGCTATCGCTAAATCTTTGCGTGCCTGGCCTGTACCTTTCAGTGTACCGATCGTAAAACCGTTATTGTTTGAAGAGGGAGTGCCCGGGCAGATTACTAAAGTATACCAGCAAAAGCTGCAGCTTCTGACCCGTATTCTCATCAGCAAACAGATATCAGCAAGATCTCTGCAGGATAACGATGTTATACTTTAA
- a CDS encoding DUF2480 family protein, producing MTGEIVNKVQQSGIIGLDLMDYAPQVSFIQLDIKDMLYMGMMLKEKEFREKLQQLDFSIFKGKAVTIMCSSDAIVPQWAYMLLTTLLRPYAFSLSFGEEDHHYQSLWTNAITSADFTHLKGKKVAVRNDIKVPEGIYMAVTSRLLPLVSGLMYGEVGMPKVIYKK from the coding sequence ATGACAGGAGAAATTGTGAACAAGGTGCAGCAGTCAGGTATCATCGGTCTCGATCTTATGGATTATGCACCTCAGGTATCTTTTATACAACTGGACATCAAAGATATGTTGTATATGGGGATGATGCTCAAAGAGAAGGAATTCAGGGAAAAACTGCAGCAACTGGATTTCTCTATATTCAAAGGTAAAGCCGTCACTATTATGTGTTCTTCGGATGCCATCGTTCCACAGTGGGCGTATATGCTGCTGACAACGTTACTGCGCCCTTATGCATTCAGTCTATCCTTTGGTGAAGAGGATCATCACTATCAATCACTTTGGACCAACGCCATTACATCTGCCGACTTTACTCATCTCAAAGGAAAAAAGGTAGCTGTCCGTAACGATATCAAAGTCCCCGAAGGAATCTATATGGCCGTTACATCCAGATTATTACCGTTGGTTTCCGGACTTATGTATGGGGAAGTGGGAATGCCAAAAGTCATTTACAAAAAATAA
- a CDS encoding superoxide dismutase yields MAYQLPALPYSYDALEPYIDKATMEIHHDRHHQAYVDNLNKALEGQTTPESLTALLENISNYSPAVRNNAGGHYNHELFWNILSSSAQTQPQGALADAILANWGSLENFKEQFGQLAMTRFGSGWAWLYVKYNGSIAICSTPNQDNPLMDINSTDRGFPIMGIDVWEHAYYLKYQNKRADYLAAFWSILDWEAVSRNYDTIRDRKS; encoded by the coding sequence ATGGCTTATCAATTACCGGCTCTGCCTTACTCATACGATGCATTAGAACCTTACATCGACAAGGCAACCATGGAAATCCACCATGACAGACATCATCAGGCTTATGTAGACAACCTGAATAAAGCTCTTGAAGGTCAGACTACTCCCGAATCTTTAACAGCTTTACTGGAAAATATCAGTAACTATTCTCCTGCTGTACGCAATAATGCAGGTGGTCACTACAATCATGAATTATTCTGGAATATTCTTTCTTCTTCGGCTCAGACACAACCACAGGGAGCACTTGCAGATGCCATTCTGGCTAATTGGGGTTCTTTAGAAAATTTCAAAGAACAGTTTGGTCAGCTCGCAATGACGCGTTTCGGCTCTGGTTGGGCCTGGTTATATGTCAAATATAATGGCAGTATTGCTATTTGTTCTACTCCTAACCAGGATAATCCACTAATGGACATTAACAGCACAGACAGAGGATTCCCGATAATGGGAATAGATGTGTGGGAGCATGCTTATTACCTAAAATATCAAAACAAAAGAGCTGATTATCTGGCTGCTTTCTGGAGTATATTAGATTGGGAAGCGGTATCCCGCAATTATGATACTATACGTGACAGAAAATCATGA
- a CDS encoding helix-turn-helix transcriptional regulator has translation MNNNLPDNEKSLWILKTKGALPLTALAKEMGVTTEGARFHLLKLANEGLVESTTESKGRGRPQQIWALTSKGQSRFPDTHADLTVNLIRTIRETLGEKALEQVIKANGEEILDRYTRHLTGIRGLEPRIEALVDIRQREGYMAEYRSEADGEYLFIENHCPICAAASQCQGFCDNELNTFQSVLGTQVSVNRISHIVAGARRCAYLIKQKE, from the coding sequence ATGAATAATAATTTGCCGGATAATGAAAAATCACTTTGGATACTCAAAACCAAAGGAGCACTTCCGTTGACTGCTTTGGCCAAAGAGATGGGAGTGACTACTGAAGGCGCACGTTTCCATTTGTTAAAACTGGCGAATGAAGGTTTGGTAGAGTCTACTACGGAATCAAAAGGAAGGGGACGTCCACAACAAATATGGGCACTGACCTCCAAAGGACAATCCCGTTTTCCGGATACACATGCAGATCTGACTGTTAATCTTATTCGTACTATCCGGGAGACATTAGGCGAAAAAGCATTAGAGCAAGTCATAAAAGCTAACGGGGAAGAAATTCTGGACCGTTACACACGACATCTTACAGGGATAAGAGGTCTCGAACCGCGTATAGAAGCACTTGTCGATATTCGTCAGCGGGAAGGGTATATGGCCGAATACAGAAGCGAAGCAGATGGTGAATATCTGTTTATCGAAAATCATTGTCCTATCTGTGCGGCCGCTTCACAGTGTCAGGGATTCTGTGATAATGAGCTTAATACTTTTCAGTCTGTACTGGGTACACAGGTATCAGTAAATCGTATTAGCCATATAGTAGCAGGAGCTCGCCGCTGCGCTTATCTCATTAAACAAAAGGAGTAA
- a CDS encoding TonB-dependent receptor — protein sequence MYMKGYLLTILCLLLWGHYDVMAQTTQASISGKITDGAGHAVAGATVQIRNESTGFNTKTSTTANGDFTFKELPLGGPYVVRATYVGYSEQVRNGFMLNQGDIIRVVIPMEESSNTLDIVDVTANSMKNKIENLGAATAVSAKDIAKLPVNGRNFTSLMDLSPLSRGDNLSGQLGSSTNFTIDGMTAKNPTSAGSTTSRSGAPYSISIEAVREFKVVTNQYDVTYGRSGGGTVSAVTKAGTNTLSGSAWTYARADWLSSPYDIRGNKRSNKFSTYQYGFTLGGPIIKDKLHFFVAWDHQRDARPLIIADVQSATDESRFNITRATLDQFVNIGRNKYGLGEGAQYGSFDKTRGSDAVFARIDWQINEKNLLTIRDNYTNDRNKLGLEDNTAINMFESYGNDKNIDNSLLATLRTSLSPRLTNELKVQHLYTYQKSSPGDQLPGANIPRAIVENIASPVDGKSLATNVQLGGHRFAQEGFTNNVIQLVDNVYLSTDKINYTFGVDLMYTHAKSLYGSEVNGRFQFRPSDQFTALQNFDNLTPYAFYREVPLMADPTVTGSIFNAGIYGQMQTKLARGLDMTAGLRLDYGHYPTSPLNELLLSEVGVRTDNKLKSFVVQPRVQFTWDVNENKTDFLRFGAGIFASDINNYMTINNLTFDGKHFATVDVRGADVPRPDFNAYRQNPGSIPTLEAFQVPTINTYSDNAKIPVVYKANLSYTRFINDRIKVGVTGFATLGRNNYMYVDRNMVADPFFRLANEDNRGVYVPATAIVNGAADWKQGRISNKFGRVLELNSEGKINQFAVVVDGSYQYFQDGSVSLSYTWNDTKDNTSYNGNVANTATLSLPVKDDPRDLSKMSYSNGQFRHKVVFYGTLPTFYGVSVGVRYSGIGGTRYSLLAGGNINGDFVSNTNDLAYIFDPNSPNTAANVAAGLNDLLNNPNASQSLKDYILKYSGKIAERNGGVNGFYGIVDLRIAKKIKFGRTQSLEVSADIFNLGNLFKKDWGVNESLGSQALYALGIPENKETGTAAVPQFDVTKQQFNYRVNNSGIVNPSGNPYQFQLGLRYGF from the coding sequence ATGTATATGAAAGGATATTTACTTACTATTTTATGCTTATTGTTATGGGGTCATTATGACGTCATGGCACAAACGACACAAGCCAGTATTTCCGGAAAGATTACAGATGGGGCAGGACATGCAGTAGCAGGAGCGACTGTACAGATCCGAAACGAATCTACAGGATTCAACACCAAAACATCTACAACAGCTAACGGCGATTTTACATTTAAAGAACTTCCGTTGGGAGGCCCTTATGTAGTACGAGCTACATATGTAGGATATAGTGAGCAGGTCCGTAACGGATTTATGCTTAATCAGGGAGATATCATTCGCGTTGTCATTCCGATGGAAGAATCCAGTAATACACTGGATATCGTAGATGTGACCGCCAATTCTATGAAAAATAAGATCGAGAATCTCGGAGCAGCTACAGCTGTATCTGCAAAAGATATCGCAAAACTTCCGGTGAACGGACGTAATTTTACTTCTCTTATGGATCTTTCGCCGTTAAGCAGAGGAGATAATCTTTCAGGTCAATTAGGTTCATCCACTAACTTTACCATCGACGGTATGACTGCAAAAAATCCGACTTCTGCAGGTTCTACTACCAGCCGTAGTGGTGCACCATATTCTATTTCAATCGAAGCTGTCCGTGAATTCAAAGTGGTTACCAATCAGTATGATGTGACCTATGGAAGAAGTGGCGGGGGTACAGTGAGTGCCGTGACTAAGGCTGGTACCAATACACTGAGCGGAAGTGCCTGGACATATGCTCGTGCAGACTGGTTATCCAGTCCGTATGATATTCGTGGTAACAAACGCAGTAATAAGTTTTCTACGTATCAGTATGGTTTTACTTTGGGAGGTCCTATTATCAAAGATAAACTTCATTTTTTTGTAGCCTGGGATCATCAAAGAGATGCGCGTCCTCTGATTATCGCTGATGTACAATCTGCAACGGACGAAAGTCGTTTTAATATTACACGTGCTACCTTAGATCAGTTTGTAAATATAGGTCGTAATAAATATGGTCTGGGAGAAGGAGCACAATACGGATCATTTGACAAAACCCGCGGCTCAGATGCGGTATTTGCACGTATAGACTGGCAGATCAATGAGAAAAATTTATTGACTATCCGAGACAATTATACCAACGACAGAAACAAATTAGGACTGGAAGATAATACAGCTATTAATATGTTTGAATCATACGGGAATGATAAAAACATAGATAACAGTTTGCTGGCAACTTTGCGTACATCATTATCACCACGACTGACCAATGAACTAAAAGTACAACATCTCTACACTTACCAAAAAAGTAGCCCTGGTGATCAGCTTCCGGGAGCTAATATTCCAAGAGCTATTGTTGAGAATATCGCTTCTCCTGTCGACGGAAAGTCTCTGGCGACTAATGTGCAGCTGGGAGGACACCGTTTTGCGCAGGAAGGATTTACAAATAATGTAATCCAACTGGTGGATAACGTGTATCTAAGTACGGATAAAATAAACTATACATTTGGTGTAGACCTTATGTATACGCATGCGAAGTCCCTTTATGGCAGTGAAGTTAACGGACGTTTTCAGTTCAGACCAAGTGATCAGTTTACGGCATTGCAAAACTTTGATAACCTGACTCCATATGCATTCTATCGTGAGGTACCTTTAATGGCTGATCCAACGGTAACCGGATCTATCTTTAATGCCGGTATCTATGGACAGATGCAGACCAAACTTGCAAGAGGTCTGGATATGACAGCAGGTCTTCGTCTGGATTATGGCCACTATCCGACTTCACCTTTGAATGAACTGTTACTTTCTGAAGTAGGAGTTCGCACTGATAATAAGCTGAAATCATTTGTAGTACAACCGCGCGTACAGTTTACCTGGGATGTCAATGAAAACAAAACTGACTTCCTCCGTTTCGGAGCAGGTATCTTTGCGTCAGACATCAACAACTATATGACCATCAACAACCTGACTTTTGATGGAAAGCATTTTGCAACTGTAGACGTACGAGGTGCGGATGTACCAAGACCGGATTTTAATGCCTATCGTCAGAATCCGGGTAGTATTCCCACATTGGAAGCTTTTCAGGTTCCAACCATCAATACATATTCCGATAATGCAAAGATTCCGGTTGTATACAAAGCCAATCTTTCCTACACCCGATTCATCAATGATCGTATAAAAGTAGGAGTGACAGGTTTTGCGACATTAGGTCGTAATAACTACATGTATGTAGACCGCAATATGGTCGCAGATCCGTTCTTCAGATTAGCGAATGAAGACAACCGTGGCGTTTATGTGCCGGCTACAGCAATTGTAAATGGTGCTGCTGACTGGAAACAAGGGCGTATCAGTAACAAATTTGGCCGTGTATTGGAATTGAACAGTGAAGGTAAAATCAATCAGTTCGCCGTAGTCGTGGATGGATCATATCAATACTTTCAGGACGGCTCTGTATCATTGAGTTATACGTGGAATGATACAAAAGATAATACTTCTTACAATGGTAACGTCGCAAATACAGCAACTCTTTCTCTTCCTGTAAAAGATGATCCCCGTGATCTGAGTAAAATGAGCTATTCAAACGGCCAGTTCAGACATAAAGTGGTATTCTATGGTACCTTACCTACTTTCTACGGCGTGAGTGTCGGTGTACGTTACTCCGGAATCGGCGGTACACGATACAGCTTACTTGCGGGTGGTAATATCAACGGTGACTTTGTATCTAATACGAACGATCTTGCTTACATATTTGATCCGAACAGTCCCAACACAGCAGCCAATGTTGCGGCCGGGTTAAATGATCTCCTGAATAATCCGAATGCGAGTCAGAGCCTCAAAGATTATATCCTGAAATATTCAGGTAAAATAGCTGAGCGTAACGGCGGTGTAAACGGTTTCTACGGAATTGTAGATTTACGTATTGCGAAGAAAATCAAATTTGGACGTACACAATCACTGGAAGTATCAGCTGATATTTTTAATCTTGGTAACCTCTTTAAGAAAGACTGGGGTGTCAATGAATCTTTGGGTTCACAGGCACTGTATGCATTGGGAATACCTGAGAATAAAGAAACAGGAACAGCTGCTGTACCTCAATTTGATGTTACAAAACAACAGTTCAATTACCGTGTAAACAACTCCGGAATTGTCAATCCTTCGGGCAATCCCTACCAGTTTCAGTTGGGCTTACGCTACGGATTCTAA
- a CDS encoding DUF6965 family protein, translating into MAIFVAMDAAELKQYFSSRELPTEIRIASHMVVTNIPEFLRISFICVDMWEKDVEKCPSWVRLQLLKEALE; encoded by the coding sequence TTGGCTATATTTGTGGCTATGGATGCAGCTGAACTAAAACAGTATTTTTCAAGCCGAGAACTACCTACCGAAATCCGAATAGCCTCACACATGGTGGTGACAAATATTCCCGAATTTTTAAGAATAAGCTTTATATGCGTGGATATGTGGGAAAAAGATGTAGAAAAATGCCCTTCGTGGGTACGTTTACAACTGCTTAAGGAAGCATTGGAATAG
- a CDS encoding pentapeptide repeat-containing protein — translation MSEHYIQDETFERMDYTSLALAKREYDNCTFINCNFAEQNLSGFKFIDCSFKHCNLSLVLLEKTALRDILFEDCKMIGIRYENCLDFGLAFSFTRCQLQHSSFYGLNLKKIVFKECSLQEIDFSESDLSQSTFKDCDLLRASFYHTNLEKADLRSAYNYSIDPENNKLKKARFSVSGIAGLLDKYNLQIEH, via the coding sequence ATGAGTGAACATTATATACAGGATGAAACTTTTGAAAGAATGGACTATACTTCCCTTGCGCTGGCAAAAAGAGAATATGACAATTGTACATTTATCAACTGCAATTTTGCGGAACAGAATCTTTCGGGATTCAAATTTATAGACTGCAGTTTTAAGCATTGTAATCTGAGTCTCGTCCTCCTGGAAAAAACAGCACTACGCGATATCCTGTTTGAGGATTGCAAAATGATAGGCATACGCTATGAAAACTGCCTTGATTTCGGACTCGCCTTTTCATTCACTCGATGTCAGTTACAGCATTCCTCCTTCTATGGACTGAATCTTAAGAAGATAGTTTTTAAGGAATGTTCCCTTCAGGAAATAGATTTTTCGGAGAGTGATCTTTCCCAGTCAACTTTTAAAGATTGTGATCTGCTAAGGGCCAGTTTTTATCATACCAATCTGGAGAAAGCCGACTTAAGATCAGCTTACAATTATTCAATCGACCCTGAAAATAATAAACTTAAAAAAGCCAGATTTTCAGTTTCAGGAATAGCCGGACTACTGGATAAATATAATCTTCAGATTGAACATTAA
- a CDS encoding GNAT family N-acetyltransferase: MIRLVPFRQSNFEQLIQMVPSEELLVQFAGTIFSFPLTVPQLEFYLGDPDRLAFAVYTLSENRYIGHAELYKSEQLQYKICRILIGTSEDRGKGYGSALIHTLCSYAFCDLQAEDIELNVFDWNTAAIHCYQKNGFSFRPEKDRIIASSAGQILNSLNMVLKKELFNKSNQANTDLSHE; this comes from the coding sequence ATGATCCGGCTGGTTCCGTTCCGACAATCCAACTTTGAGCAATTAATTCAAATGGTGCCAAGTGAAGAATTACTGGTACAATTTGCCGGCACTATTTTTTCATTTCCACTTACCGTTCCACAATTAGAATTCTATCTAGGTGATCCTGACAGACTTGCTTTTGCAGTCTACACGTTGTCTGAAAACAGATATATAGGTCATGCAGAATTGTACAAGAGCGAACAGCTTCAATATAAGATCTGCAGAATATTAATCGGTACATCCGAAGACAGAGGAAAGGGCTATGGTTCTGCATTGATTCATACCTTATGCAGCTATGCATTCTGCGATCTGCAGGCCGAAGACATCGAGCTAAACGTATTTGACTGGAATACGGCAGCCATACACTGTTACCAGAAGAACGGGTTCTCCTTTCGACCTGAAAAGGATAGAATCATAGCATCATCTGCCGGACAAATACTGAATTCTCTGAATATGGTATTAAAAAAAGAACTATTTAACAAATCAAATCAAGCTAACACAGATCTATCCCATGAGTGA
- a CDS encoding murein L,D-transpeptidase catalytic domain family protein has translation MIRFLYIFSLVLFTSSSASVYTGKHIEKKTVVKPIKKVSPVQQLYASMHLEPILKLEAFEQAMRGRSMLSTDNRDTMTIIDFTLPSTEKRLYVLDLKNRKVLYHSLVSHGRNSGEKFATSFSNRNNSYQSSLGFYVTEKTYQGGNGYSLVLNGLEEGINDHAKERAVVMHGADYCSEAVIASTGRLGRSYGCPALPRELNAEIINTIKDGTLLYIYADNQNYAAKSDVLNRESSLIAQRDIENNEKHHLN, from the coding sequence ATGATTAGATTTTTGTATATTTTCTCGTTAGTATTGTTTACCTCGTCATCAGCATCTGTTTATACAGGTAAGCATATTGAAAAAAAAACCGTTGTAAAACCAATTAAAAAAGTATCTCCTGTTCAACAACTGTACGCCAGCATGCATCTGGAGCCTATTCTCAAATTAGAGGCTTTTGAGCAAGCTATGCGCGGACGGAGTATGTTGTCAACAGACAACAGGGACACGATGACGATTATTGATTTTACACTCCCTTCAACAGAAAAAAGACTGTACGTACTTGATCTGAAAAACAGAAAAGTACTTTATCACAGTCTGGTGTCGCATGGCCGCAACAGCGGCGAAAAATTTGCGACTTCTTTCTCCAACCGCAACAATTCGTACCAAAGCTCGCTGGGTTTTTATGTTACAGAGAAGACATATCAGGGTGGTAACGGGTATTCGCTTGTGCTGAATGGTCTGGAAGAAGGAATAAATGACCATGCAAAAGAAAGAGCTGTAGTAATGCACGGTGCTGATTATTGCAGTGAAGCGGTCATTGCCTCTACCGGACGTCTGGGTCGGAGTTATGGATGCCCGGCACTTCCGCGCGAACTTAATGCAGAGATTATCAATACAATTAAAGATGGAACACTTCTTTATATCTATGCGGATAATCAGAATTATGCAGCTAAAAGTGATGTTCTTAACCGTGAATCTTCACTGATTGCGCAAAGGGATATTGAAAACAATGAAAAACATCATTTAAATTAG
- a CDS encoding L,D-transpeptidase, with product MKQTKQVYLTFYLILLLSSCTSKKSPEQTQENNKKDSLEQVAKMQKEAERQKPVEAADINLKKEFLYDKHSLEDTYPYKDTTRNFQWDKIKERLAYVVNFQKKTGQYAILQNYKNKNREAPVVKHFERNAYTRVSDSLGVERYQSAPLYVVGETDQPIRYGRDGSLVRLMSSDTLDMVKIEGISFDGIWDVPKRYVKAISDSTTFNHVVVVDVRNQNICTLEGSGKDWTIRSMNPATSGRHKPPHAQETPVGLFMIQEHKSKMFYYKDGTTTIDGFAPYASRFTNGAYIHGIPVNKPATAIIEYSASLGTVPRSHMCVRNASSHAKFVYNWAKPMNALVIVID from the coding sequence ATGAAACAAACAAAACAGGTTTATTTAACTTTTTACCTCATACTCTTATTATCTTCATGTACCTCTAAAAAGAGTCCTGAACAAACGCAAGAAAACAACAAAAAGGATTCACTGGAACAGGTAGCTAAAATGCAAAAGGAAGCCGAACGGCAAAAGCCCGTTGAAGCTGCAGATATCAATCTGAAAAAAGAGTTTCTCTATGACAAACACAGTCTGGAAGATACTTATCCATACAAGGATACTACCCGTAATTTTCAATGGGATAAGATAAAAGAACGCCTGGCATATGTCGTCAATTTTCAAAAGAAAACCGGACAATATGCTATCCTTCAGAACTATAAAAACAAAAACAGAGAAGCTCCTGTTGTCAAGCACTTTGAGCGTAACGCTTATACCCGTGTATCCGATTCTCTGGGAGTGGAGCGCTATCAGTCAGCCCCATTATATGTTGTCGGTGAAACGGACCAACCTATCCGATACGGAAGAGACGGCTCATTGGTCAGACTCATGAGCAGCGATACACTGGATATGGTCAAGATCGAAGGCATTTCATTTGACGGAATCTGGGATGTTCCCAAAAGGTATGTCAAAGCCATCAGTGATTCCACGACTTTCAATCATGTGGTAGTAGTAGATGTGCGCAATCAGAATATATGTACATTAGAAGGCTCAGGTAAGGACTGGACTATACGGAGTATGAATCCGGCCACTTCCGGCAGACATAAACCGCCTCATGCTCAGGAGACACCTGTAGGTTTGTTTATGATACAGGAACACAAGTCCAAAATGTTTTATTACAAGGACGGGACAACCACTATTGATGGCTTTGCACCTTATGCGAGCCGTTTTACCAACGGAGCATATATACATGGCATACCCGTCAATAAACCCGCTACAGCTATTATTGAATACAGTGCCTCGCTGGGAACAGTTCCCCGTTCACATATGTGTGTCCGCAACGCTTCTTCACATGCAAAATTCGTCTATAATTGGGCTAAACCCATGAATGCACTGGTCATAGTGATAGATTAA
- the xpt gene encoding xanthine phosphoribosyltransferase → MDILKDRILKDGQSFTGGILKVDSFINHQMDPVLMKSIAVEFVRRFGHLPVNKIITIEASGIAPAIMLGYLLELPVVFIKKAMPKTMQNMLVSSVYSFTKDKTYDICVSRDFLGPSDRVVFIDDFLANGNAASGVYDLVKEAGATLLAMGFIIEKSFQKGGELLRAIPDIQVESLAKIKELGDGHIVFG, encoded by the coding sequence ATGGATATATTGAAAGATCGAATTTTAAAGGACGGGCAGAGCTTTACAGGAGGTATCCTGAAAGTAGATAGTTTTATAAATCATCAGATGGATCCTGTATTGATGAAATCGATCGCAGTAGAATTTGTAAGACGTTTTGGCCATCTTCCTGTAAATAAGATTATCACCATTGAAGCAAGTGGTATTGCACCCGCTATTATGCTGGGGTATCTGCTGGAGCTCCCTGTTGTATTTATTAAAAAGGCAATGCCTAAAACTATGCAAAATATGCTGGTGTCTTCGGTTTACTCTTTTACTAAGGACAAGACATATGATATCTGTGTAAGCCGTGACTTTCTGGGACCTTCAGACAGAGTTGTATTTATTGACGATTTCCTGGCAAACGGCAATGCTGCTTCAGGTGTTTATGACCTGGTCAAAGAAGCCGGAGCGACGTTGCTGGCAATGGGATTTATCATCGAAAAATCTTTTCAAAAGGGAGGAGAATTGCTAAGGGCAATTCCGGATATACAGGTAGAGTCACTCGCAAAAATTAAAGAGCTGGGTGACGGACACATTGTTTTCGGATAA